A region from the Triplophysa rosa linkage group LG4, Trosa_1v2, whole genome shotgun sequence genome encodes:
- the LOC130553546 gene encoding CMRF35-like molecule 8 isoform X1, which translates to MNLSLTLSVFLMLVVVEGSLCVDITVTGNEGAEVQIKCPYSQGFEECGKYFYKGVYKDRVTVLSSGEKTVNDRFSMQDDKKTRTFTVTIRNLIMTDAGPYGCEAWCVMSRDFNQVLLKVNKDLVTSFTSKPAFSFISTPKTQTPSPSPSIDTITACTSTGSTEGPLSQMDSDSLSVAVGQVVVLLVLLILCVGSFLLLKLWRKKCRTALHQQNDRKNREIQRKRACSVKSSDGRE; encoded by the exons ATGAATCTCTCACTGACACTTTCTGTGTTTCTGATGTTGG TTGTAGTGGAGGGTTCGCTGTGTGTGGACATTACAGTGACTGGAAATGAAGGAGCTGAAGTTCAAATCAAGTGTCCGTATTCACAAGGATTTGAAGAATGTGGCAAGTATTTCTACAAAGGCGTTTACAAAGACCGTGTCACTGTACTGTCCAGCGGAGAGAAGACCGTCAACGACAGATTCTCAATGCAGGACGACAAGAAAACCAGAACATTCACAGTGACCATCAGAAACTTGATCATGACAGATGCCGGACCATACGGCTGTGAAGCTTGGTGTGTGATGAGTCGAGACTTTAATCAAGTTCTTCTCAAGGTGAATAAAG ATCTAGTGACCTCGTTTACCTCCAAACCTGCCTTTAGTTTCATTTCTACCCCCAAAACACAAACCCCATCACCATCTCCATCTATAGACACCATCACCGCCTGCACATCCACAG GAAGTACTGAAGGCCCGCTCTCTCAGATGGACTCTG ACTCTCTTTCTGTTGCTGTCGGTCAGGTCGTGGTTCTGCTGGTTCTGCTGATTCTGTGTGTTGGATCGTTTCTGCTTCTAAAACtttggagaaaaaaatgtagaacAG CTCTGCATCAGCAAAACGATCGGAAGAATAGAGAG ATACAGAGAAAGAGGGCGTGCTCTGTCAAGAGTTCTGATGGCAGAGAGTAA
- the LOC130553546 gene encoding CMRF35-like molecule 8 isoform X2 yields MNLSLTLSVFLMLVVVEGSLCVDITVTGNEGAEVQIKCPYSQGFEECGKYFYKGVYKDRVTVLSSGEKTVNDRFSMQDDKKTRTFTVTIRNLIMTDAGPYGCEAWCVMSRDFNQVLLKVNKDLVTSFTSKPAFSFISTPKTQTPSPSPSIDTITACTSTGSTEGPLSQMDSDSLSVAVGQVVVLLVLLILCVGSFLLLKLWRKKCRTALHQQNDRKNRETRL; encoded by the exons ATGAATCTCTCACTGACACTTTCTGTGTTTCTGATGTTGG TTGTAGTGGAGGGTTCGCTGTGTGTGGACATTACAGTGACTGGAAATGAAGGAGCTGAAGTTCAAATCAAGTGTCCGTATTCACAAGGATTTGAAGAATGTGGCAAGTATTTCTACAAAGGCGTTTACAAAGACCGTGTCACTGTACTGTCCAGCGGAGAGAAGACCGTCAACGACAGATTCTCAATGCAGGACGACAAGAAAACCAGAACATTCACAGTGACCATCAGAAACTTGATCATGACAGATGCCGGACCATACGGCTGTGAAGCTTGGTGTGTGATGAGTCGAGACTTTAATCAAGTTCTTCTCAAGGTGAATAAAG ATCTAGTGACCTCGTTTACCTCCAAACCTGCCTTTAGTTTCATTTCTACCCCCAAAACACAAACCCCATCACCATCTCCATCTATAGACACCATCACCGCCTGCACATCCACAG GAAGTACTGAAGGCCCGCTCTCTCAGATGGACTCTG ACTCTCTTTCTGTTGCTGTCGGTCAGGTCGTGGTTCTGCTGGTTCTGCTGATTCTGTGTGTTGGATCGTTTCTGCTTCTAAAACtttggagaaaaaaatgtagaacAG CTCTGCATCAGCAAAACGATCGGAAGAATAGAGAG aCTCGTCTgtga
- the LOC130553547 gene encoding CMRF35-like molecule 3 isoform X1, protein MIEYERRMKMMLTFTLLMIPGALSFSVTGYTGGAVTITCPYDRGYTRNEKYFCKGQKPVIPRPGWCSDVIRTDVKDEWVESERFSLYDDTTASVFNVTITDLNEHDSDTYQCAVDIDYRKDIYTEVKLTVREEQSFEENTHPSTPPPSSTIETLSTTLNTRPSASDSPSASSDILSHSSVIVIIIIVCVLVLLIFTGLLLFILLYCRRCSAQDADSDGKMSHSGPGIYESVTEITLGYEEIKDIRRLTGTITDCNTTPLPTIPSDAPHTVYHTVQLPTIPCDTLNIFYATPQFPTNGSDACKTVYDTVQLPTILSDAPNTVYATVQ, encoded by the exons ATGATTGAATACGAGAGAAgaatgaagatgatgttgactTTCACACTGCTGATGATTCCTG GAGCTCTGAGCTTCAGTGTGACGGGATATACAGGAGGAGCAGTCACCATCACATGTCCATATGACAGAGGATATACAAGAAAtgagaaatatttttgtaaaggtCAGAAGCCAGTTATACCAAGGCCTGGATGGTGTTCTGACGTCATCAGGACTGATGTTAAAGATGAATGGGTTGAGAGTGAAAGATTCTCTCTGTATGATGACACAACAGCATCAGTCTTCAATGTCACCATCACTGATCTGAATGAACATGATTCAGACACATACCAGTGTGCAGTTGATATAGATTACAGGAAGGATATCTACACCGAAGTGAAGCTGACTGTTAGAGAAG AGCAAAGCTTTGAAGAAAACACACATCCATCAACACCACCACCATCTTCAACAATTGAAACTTTATCTACTACACTAAACACCCGGCCATCAGCGTCTGATTCTCCATCTGCTTCTTCTGATATCTTGAGCC aCTCGTCTGtgatcgtcatcatcatcattgtgtgtgtgcttgtgcttcTGATCTTCACTGGACTGCTGTTATTCATTCTGCTTTACTGCAGGAGATGTTCAGCTCAAG atgCTGATTCAGACGGTAAAATGTCTCATTCAGGACCAGGAATCTATGAATCG gtTACTGAAATCACTCTTGGTTACGAGGAGATTAAAGACATCAGACGTCTGACAGGAACCATCACAGACTGCAATACTACACcattacccacaatcccctcTGATGCCCCGCACACTGTTTACCATACGGTTcaattacccacaatcccctgTGATACTCTGAACATTTTTTATGCTACTCCCCAATTTCCCACAAATGGCTCTGATGCTTGTAAAACTGTTTATGATACTGTACAATTACCCACAATCCTCTCTGATGCTCCTAACACTGTCTATGCTACTGTTCAATAG
- the LOC130553547 gene encoding uncharacterized protein LOC130553547 isoform X2 yields MIEYERRMKMMLTFTLLMIPGALSFSVTGYTGGAVTITCPYDRGYTRNEKYFCKGQKPVIPRPGWCSDVIRTDVKDEWVESERFSLYDDTTASVFNVTITDLNEHDSDTYQCAVDIDYRKDIYTEVKLTVREDSSVIVIIIIVCVLVLLIFTGLLLFILLYCRRCSAQDADSDGKMSHSGPGIYESVTEITLGYEEIKDIRRLTGTITDCNTTPLPTIPSDAPHTVYHTVQLPTIPCDTLNIFYATPQFPTNGSDACKTVYDTVQLPTILSDAPNTVYATVQ; encoded by the exons ATGATTGAATACGAGAGAAgaatgaagatgatgttgactTTCACACTGCTGATGATTCCTG GAGCTCTGAGCTTCAGTGTGACGGGATATACAGGAGGAGCAGTCACCATCACATGTCCATATGACAGAGGATATACAAGAAAtgagaaatatttttgtaaaggtCAGAAGCCAGTTATACCAAGGCCTGGATGGTGTTCTGACGTCATCAGGACTGATGTTAAAGATGAATGGGTTGAGAGTGAAAGATTCTCTCTGTATGATGACACAACAGCATCAGTCTTCAATGTCACCATCACTGATCTGAATGAACATGATTCAGACACATACCAGTGTGCAGTTGATATAGATTACAGGAAGGATATCTACACCGAAGTGAAGCTGACTGTTAGAGAAG aCTCGTCTGtgatcgtcatcatcatcattgtgtgtgtgcttgtgcttcTGATCTTCACTGGACTGCTGTTATTCATTCTGCTTTACTGCAGGAGATGTTCAGCTCAAG atgCTGATTCAGACGGTAAAATGTCTCATTCAGGACCAGGAATCTATGAATCG gtTACTGAAATCACTCTTGGTTACGAGGAGATTAAAGACATCAGACGTCTGACAGGAACCATCACAGACTGCAATACTACACcattacccacaatcccctcTGATGCCCCGCACACTGTTTACCATACGGTTcaattacccacaatcccctgTGATACTCTGAACATTTTTTATGCTACTCCCCAATTTCCCACAAATGGCTCTGATGCTTGTAAAACTGTTTATGATACTGTACAATTACCCACAATCCTCTCTGATGCTCCTAACACTGTCTATGCTACTGTTCAATAG
- the LOC130553545 gene encoding polymeric immunoglobulin receptor-like, whose protein sequence is MKMMLTFTLLMIPGALSFSVTGYTGGAVTITCPYDRGYTSNEKYFCKGQKPVIPRRGWCSDLIRTDVKDKWVKSERFSLYDDTTTSVFTVTITDLNEDDSDTYQCVVDIVGWTDIYTEVKLTVREDDCCEKSISLSVPSGGSVNISCKYPQSHRTDVKFLCRTSGADICAHERQTRDRDHDVLFITNVTDHRSAEYWCALQTDDHRHKIFITRVHITVTETTRSPPLFTTTTSSSSTLCLSSVQSTLVTSASPVTSSVFSDFVLIMSLYVVLVLIITGLLMLTVIRCKRHQTADADSDCEISHPGPGIYESVTHDYDEIKNIRHLTNLESATITDLNTEPLPTIPSDAPNTVYDTVHLPTIPFDSSNNVYETLQLPTIPSDTLNTVYNTLQLPTIPSDDSNAVYAAPQLHGNKFNLDF, encoded by the exons atgaagatgatgttgactTTCACACTGCTGATGATTCCTG GAGCTCTGAGCTTCAGTGTGACGGGATATACAGGAGGAGCAGTCACCATCACATGTCCATATGACAGAGGATATACAAGTAAtgagaaatatttttgtaaaggtCAGAAGCCAGTTATACCAAGGCGTGGATGGTGTTCTGATCTCATCAGGACTGATGTTAAAGATAAATGGGTTAAGAGTGAAAGATTCTCTCTGTATGACGACACAACAACATCAGTCTTCACTGTCACCATCACTGATCTGAATGAAGATGATTCAGACACATACCAGTGTGTAGTTGATATAGTCGGGTGGACAGATATCTACACTGAAGTGAAGCTGACTGTTAGAGAAG ATGACTGTTGTGAGAAGAGCATCAGTCTGTCAGTTCCTTCAGGTGGATCTGTGAACATCAGCTGTAAATACCCACAATCCCACAGGACAGACGTGAAGTTTCTCTGCAGGACATCTGGAGCTGATATATGTGCTCATGAGAGACAGACACGAGACAGAGATCATGATGTTCTCTTCATCACTAATGTGACTGATCACAGATCAGCAGAATACTGGTGTGCACTTCAGACTGATGATCACAGACACAAGATCTTCATCACACGAGTACACATCACTGTCACTG AAACAACCAGATCCCCACCATTATTCACAACAACCACGTCATCATCCTCAACTTTGTGTCTCTCATCAGTTCAATCTACGCTGGTGACATCAGCGTCTCCTGTGACATCATCAG TATTTTCAGACTTTGTATTGATCATGAGTTTGTATGTGGTTCTGGTTCTGATCATCACTGGACTGTTGATGCTGACAGTGATTCGCTGTAAGAGACATCAGACTGCAG atgCTGATTCAGACTGTGAAATATCTCACCCAGGACCAGGAATCTATGAATCG gtTACTCACGATTATGACGAGATTAAAAACATCAGACATCTGACTAATTTAGAATCAGCAACCATCACAGACTTAAATACTGAACcattacccacaatcccctcTGATGCCCCGAACACTGTTTATGATACTGTTCATTTACCCACAATCCCCTTTGATTCTTCTAACAATGTTTATGAAACTCTTcaattacccacaatcccctcCGATACTCTTAACACTGTTTATAATACTCTAcaattacccacaatcccctcTGATGATTCTAACGCTGTTTATGCTGCTCCTCAATTACACGGTAACAAATTCAACTTGGACTTTTAG
- the LOC130553548 gene encoding CMRF35-like molecule 3 → MIEYARRMKMPLTFTLLMISGALSFTVMGYTGGAVTITCPYDRGYTSNEKYFCKGQKPVIPRPGWCFDVIKTDIKDKRFSLYDDTTASVFNVTITDLNEHDSDTYYCVVDIVGWTDIYTEVKLNVREVTFVVQMSSSPPSSPSSSPSFPTLETSMFTEIQQTKQTTGFFVMIISEVLFLLLVRVPLLLLAIRQTHGSDLSLINTVEFNACDKADLHSDANTDSRTTVVYSLHLPINPPE, encoded by the exons ATGATTGAATACGCGAGAAGAATGAAGATGCCGTTGACTTTCACACTGCTGATGATTTCTG GAGCTCTGAGCTTCACTGTGATGGGATATACAGGAGGAGCAGTCACCATCACATGTCCATATGACAGAGGATATACAAGTAAtgagaaatatttttgtaaaggtCAGAAGCCAGTTATACCAAGGCCTGGATGGTGTTTTGACGTCATCAAGACTGATATTAAAGATAAAAGATTCTCTCTGTATGATGACACAACAGCATCAGTCTTCAATGTCACCATCACTGATCTGAATGAACATGATTCAGACACATACTATTGTGTAGTTGATATAGTCGGGTGGACAGATATCTACACTGAAGTGAAGCTGAATGTTAGAgaag ttACGTTTGTTGTCCAGATGTCATCATCACcaccatcatcaccatcatcatcaccatcatttCCAACACTGGAAACTTCAATGTTCACAGAAATCCaacaaactaaacaaacaacag GTTTTTTTGTAATGATTATCTCTgaggttttatttttgctgcTGGTCAGAGTTCCCCTGCTTCTACTGGCCATTCGACAGACTCACG GGTCAGACCtgagcttaataaacacagttGAG TTTAATGCTTGTGATAAAGCTGACCTTCATTCTGATGCAAACACAGACAGCAGAACAACAGTAGTCTACAGTCTTCACTTACCAATAAACCCTCCTGAGTAG